A section of the Alkalihalobacillus sp. LMS39 genome encodes:
- a CDS encoding PH domain-containing protein, producing MKRLHPIMILVSFLTSIRQLILPIGVSFFVGGFNRNVIFIVISLSIALLFAFVSGLLHWITFRYSLHEGELTIKQGFFVKKTRYIRQERVQSIDVSAGVIQRLFKLVKVKIETAGGGGEPELLLQAITKEEAMMLRSQLLQGKKGKEVVVEESVLDEDIDHHIVQEEEVRWKISLQALLVAGMTSGGFGLVFSALLAIFPQVSQFLPDRIYDIIFSFFTETALFNIIIIFVFLFFLSWTISVLMSVLKYANFTIKKQGEDLVIERGLLETRQLTLNPQRVTAVRLVKSLLRQPFGLTAVYVESKGGGTSDEQFSTILCPLIRMKDVPAFLHDVLPDYSLHSTVTKAPKRALLRFIIRVTVVPLAIMGILAYFVPYGAYSFCLLPFLLLLAYAQFKDTGVSYENQSLCFRFRKLSQTTVLLKRNRIESVETHQSLIQRYRKLTSLEASVLSSIVGKSFTVVDLDEEEKGKFLQWYSYEKREEL from the coding sequence ATGAAACGGCTTCATCCCATAATGATTCTTGTGTCATTTTTAACATCAATACGGCAATTGATATTACCGATTGGCGTTAGTTTTTTTGTAGGTGGCTTTAATCGTAATGTTATTTTCATTGTTATATCACTCAGTATCGCTTTGCTTTTTGCTTTCGTTAGTGGCTTACTGCATTGGATTACATTTCGTTATTCTTTACATGAAGGTGAATTAACAATTAAACAAGGCTTTTTTGTAAAAAAGACAAGATATATACGGCAAGAACGAGTACAAAGCATTGATGTGAGTGCAGGTGTTATCCAGCGTCTGTTTAAACTTGTGAAAGTTAAAATTGAAACAGCTGGTGGTGGTGGAGAGCCTGAGCTTTTATTACAAGCGATTACAAAAGAAGAGGCGATGATGTTACGAAGCCAGTTACTACAAGGCAAAAAAGGGAAAGAAGTAGTGGTTGAAGAAAGCGTGTTAGATGAGGACATTGACCATCATATAGTACAAGAAGAAGAAGTGCGATGGAAGATTTCTTTGCAAGCGCTTCTTGTAGCGGGGATGACATCAGGTGGATTTGGATTAGTTTTCTCGGCATTGTTAGCGATTTTTCCACAAGTGTCACAGTTTTTGCCTGACAGAATTTATGATATCATTTTTTCCTTTTTTACCGAAACCGCACTTTTTAACATTATCATTATTTTTGTCTTTTTATTTTTTCTTTCTTGGACCATTTCTGTCTTGATGTCTGTTTTAAAGTATGCGAATTTTACAATCAAGAAACAAGGAGAGGACCTTGTCATTGAACGGGGCTTATTGGAAACCCGCCAGCTGACGTTAAACCCACAACGGGTCACGGCGGTACGACTTGTCAAAAGTTTGTTACGCCAACCGTTTGGACTAACAGCGGTTTATGTGGAAAGTAAAGGCGGAGGTACAAGCGATGAACAGTTTTCTACGATTTTGTGTCCACTGATTCGTATGAAAGATGTTCCGGCTTTTTTACATGATGTTCTTCCAGATTATTCATTACATTCAACGGTAACAAAGGCACCAAAACGAGCATTACTACGATTTATTATAAGAGTTACAGTAGTGCCGCTTGCTATTATGGGAATTCTCGCTTATTTTGTTCCATATGGGGCTTATAGTTTTTGTTTACTGCCATTTTTACTGTTGCTTGCTTATGCGCAATTTAAAGATACTGGTGTTAGTTATGAAAACCAATCATTATGTTTTCGCTTTCGGAAGCTAAGTCAAACGACGGTGTTATTGAAACGAAATCGAATTGAATCTGTAGAAACCCATCAGTCGCTTATACAGCGCTATCGAAAACTAACATCGTTAGAAGCGAGTGTGTTATCTAGTATCGTTGGGAAAAGCTTTACCGTGGTCGATTTGGATGAGGAAGAAAAGGGTAAGTTTTTACAATGGTATTCTTATGAAAAACGCGAGGAATTATAA
- a CDS encoding PH domain-containing protein has translation MRGEPTQRISKKALPVWRIKAGIDSAIFALFPIGYGIAISFFSFPFWILWVLIAMVFTYSVVSIFIMPILRWKRWRFDVLEDEIDLQHGVFVVKRTLVPMIRVQHVDTEHGPILRKYGLATVTISTAATVHRIPALPFEQADELRDSISKLATVADEDD, from the coding sequence TTGCGGGGAGAACCAACACAACGCATATCAAAAAAAGCCTTACCTGTTTGGCGAATAAAAGCAGGCATAGACTCAGCAATATTTGCTTTATTTCCTATTGGTTATGGCATCGCGATATCCTTTTTTTCCTTTCCATTCTGGATACTTTGGGTGCTTATTGCGATGGTATTCACCTATAGTGTTGTGTCCATTTTCATTATGCCAATATTACGATGGAAAAGATGGCGCTTTGATGTACTAGAAGATGAAATTGATTTACAACACGGTGTTTTTGTCGTAAAACGAACATTAGTTCCGATGATACGAGTGCAGCATGTTGATACAGAGCATGGGCCGATTTTACGAAAATATGGCCTAGCGACTGTCACCATTTCAACTGCCGCTACGGTACACCGCATACCGGCATTGCCATTTGAACAAGCGGATGAGTTACGGGATTCAATCTCAAAATTAGCAACGGTAGCTGATGAAGATGATTGA